A section of the Clostridium omnivorum genome encodes:
- a CDS encoding LTA synthase family protein, with amino-acid sequence MEQKFQDTIKWINLDTRNFILGTILIFIFYILIICLVGNLYIGGIISIISFSLIGYSNMRKLDMLGEPLYPVDFYQITHIKDLYKMAGGHSILIIIILLSAIFFISARIVRKLPKITLSWIFRATTIMFCIAMIYSYANFSKSFLKKFVEKSGIDVVLWNQPVNYSENGFVFGILSNLQTKVMDEPEGYSKESVLKIAEKYKAEADAINKERTANLSVKPNIIFVMDETFWDPTRLNYLNFSEDPMKNIRSLKSQYSSGWLLSPSFGGETANVEFEALTGLSMYNNIQGSVPYQQALDKKQGFPSIVSILEDQNYDTVAVHPYNKVFYKRDKVYSSLGFNTFISESEIKYKDVFSKDSYITDQSVVNQIVDLLKEKNKPVFIHAVTMQNHMPLFEDKYGGNSISISSSADIGENNVKELEIYSEGIKKSDEAIKNLVDQVSKINEPTILVFWGDHLPALDSVIYEQWKNSNKQTFENDRVLGETPLLIYSNFNLKKDELNTISPAFLGVSIFDIMGSKLSPYYAMLESIKSELPGLRYNVLVDSKGDLKSKLSESEKNMLNDYKMIQYDLLMGKQYSMPILFNSNK; translated from the coding sequence ATGGAGCAAAAGTTTCAGGATACAATTAAGTGGATAAATCTAGATACCAGAAATTTTATTCTTGGAACTATTCTAATATTCATATTTTATATTTTAATTATATGTTTAGTTGGAAATTTATACATAGGGGGAATTATTTCAATAATTTCATTTTCCCTAATTGGTTATTCAAATATGAGAAAGCTGGATATGTTAGGAGAACCATTATATCCAGTAGACTTTTATCAGATAACGCATATAAAAGATTTATATAAGATGGCTGGTGGACATAGTATATTAATAATTATCATTTTGTTATCTGCAATATTTTTTATTTCTGCACGTATTGTAAGGAAGCTACCTAAAATAACTTTAAGTTGGATTTTTAGAGCTACAACTATTATGTTTTGTATAGCTATGATTTATTCTTATGCAAACTTTAGTAAAAGTTTTCTAAAGAAGTTTGTAGAAAAGTCCGGCATTGATGTTGTACTATGGAATCAACCTGTAAATTACAGCGAAAATGGATTTGTATTTGGCATTTTATCTAATCTTCAAACAAAAGTGATGGATGAGCCAGAAGGGTATAGTAAAGAAAGTGTTTTAAAGATTGCGGAAAAATACAAAGCTGAAGCTGATGCTATAAATAAAGAAAGAACCGCTAATTTATCAGTAAAGCCCAATATAATCTTTGTAATGGACGAGACTTTTTGGGATCCTACTAGATTAAATTATTTAAATTTTAGCGAAGATCCTATGAAAAATATAAGAAGTTTGAAGTCACAATATAGTTCGGGATGGCTGTTATCTCCAAGTTTTGGCGGGGAAACTGCAAATGTAGAATTTGAAGCTCTTACAGGACTTTCAATGTACAATAATATTCAGGGATCTGTACCATATCAGCAGGCATTGGATAAAAAGCAGGGGTTTCCCTCAATAGTAAGTATATTGGAAGATCAAAATTACGATACCGTAGCCGTTCATCCATATAACAAAGTGTTTTATAAAAGGGATAAGGTTTATTCAAGCTTAGGTTTTAATACATTTATTAGTGAAAGTGAAATAAAATATAAAGATGTTTTCAGTAAAGACTCGTATATTACAGATCAATCAGTAGTAAATCAAATTGTAGACTTATTAAAAGAAAAAAATAAGCCAGTTTTTATACATGCAGTTACAATGCAAAATCATATGCCTTTATTTGAAGACAAGTATGGCGGCAATTCTATATCAATTTCCTCTAGTGCTGATATAGGGGAAAATAATGTTAAGGAATTAGAAATTTATTCAGAAGGAATTAAAAAATCAGATGAAGCAATTAAAAATTTAGTTGATCAAGTATCAAAAATTAATGAACCAACTATACTTGTTTTTTGGGGTGACCATTTACCAGCTCTTGATAGTGTTATATATGAGCAATGGAAGAATTCAAATAAACAGACTTTTGAGAATGATAGAGTCTTGGGAGAAACTCCCTTACTTATATATTCAAATTTTAATTTAAAGAAAGATGAATTAAACACAATAAGCCCAGCTTTTTTAGGTGTATCAATTTTTGATATTATGGGAAGCAAATTATCTCCATACTATGCAATGTTGGAATCAATTAAATCTGAGCTTCCAGGATTAAGATACAATGTTCTTGTGGATTCAAAGGGTGACCTAAAGAGTAAGCTAAGTGAATCAGAAAAAAATATGCTTAATGACTATAAAATGATTCAGTATGATTTATTGATGGGGAAGCAATATTCCATGCCAATACTCTTTAATTCTAATAAATGA
- a CDS encoding TIGR03915 family putative DNA repair protein yields MICYVYDGSFHGLLTSVYEAYYTKNKPEDIVPKEDFIFTLLTEPIFITTDELKASKVYTAIKNKISEEALQNIFYAYLSEVEHSSFLIYEYIKLGFKLGSKVDLHLHNDTVLRIDNICKKVTNEAHRMVGFVRFDCIKNNLYYSAIEPDHNILTLIAPHFAERLSNEKWIIHDLKRELAAMYNGSQWVISSISKDQGKALSLSIENEFYQKLWIDYFNNIAVENRINPKLQKMHMPKRYWKHLTEKAPDS; encoded by the coding sequence ATGATATGTTATGTTTATGATGGAAGCTTCCATGGGCTCTTAACCTCTGTATATGAAGCTTATTATACTAAGAATAAACCAGAAGATATTGTACCTAAGGAAGACTTTATATTCACTCTCCTTACAGAGCCAATATTTATTACTACAGACGAATTAAAAGCTTCAAAGGTATACACTGCTATAAAAAACAAAATTTCTGAGGAAGCACTGCAAAACATATTTTATGCCTATTTGTCCGAAGTTGAACATTCTAGCTTCTTAATTTATGAATATATTAAACTTGGTTTTAAACTAGGCTCTAAAGTTGATTTGCACTTGCACAATGATACAGTTCTAAGAATTGATAATATCTGCAAAAAAGTTACCAATGAAGCTCATCGCATGGTTGGCTTTGTAAGATTTGATTGCATAAAAAATAATCTATATTATTCTGCAATAGAACCCGATCATAATATTCTTACTCTAATAGCCCCTCACTTTGCAGAAAGATTAAGTAATGAAAAATGGATTATACATGATCTAAAAAGAGAATTGGCTGCCATGTATAATGGCAGCCAATGGGTTATATCATCCATAAGTAAAGATCAAGGGAAAGCACTTAGTTTAAGTATTGAAAATGAATTTTATCAAAAACTTTGGATTGATTATTTTAATAATATAGCAGTAGAAAACAGGATTAATCCTAAACTTCAGAAAATGCATATGCCTAAGCGCTACTGGAAGCACTTAACCGAGAAAGCACCAGATTCTTAA
- a CDS encoding sensor histidine kinase, whose protein sequence is MEITRHFKLEFRLLHGHVDLKQLLKVFIIVLVIINITLVGFKNYFFYHMTTEIFSVLIAYGIFIIAINTYENTRNKFVMFLGVAFLVVGTFDLLHLMTWEGLELFGKHNVINISMQLWISAGFIQAVSMLLCCLIIYKPISLKLPLVILLLLSIFMIEAIYVWNIFPNCYMRRQGITPFNIGSEIIIVLLFSVSAIIFFFTRDRLHNYVVWNLIFSILFDILSELCCTLRFELPTSSNVFSHLFKVISFYLLYKAIVQTTIKAPYKLLINKLSSTENELQQNKMELNSISEKLSLESIEKNKMEKALLINDDCYDMLIENSDDSIFVHSEGNIVFVNSRAVKSMKFHDKQEMVGKDVLNFIHPLYVEEVSEALKNIYLGKNIVKPLRTVILASDSEPIYVEVRATNFIYKRKPAVLCVIRDITTEKQVQELKENAEKSSKLLKETLEHSRLINEFTANLAHEFRTPLNVMLGSIQILQLYEDAVNKDKKEKYYKYLNTLKQNTYRLLRLVNNIVDISKIEAGFLELHLENRDIISVVENITLSVVPYVEAKGINLIFDTDTEEKIMAFDPDKMERIILNLLSNAAKFTEAGDEILVDIEEMEESIVIKVSDTGSGISEEKIKEVFQRFRQVDKSLIKNSQGSGIGLSLVKSLVEMHGGTIDVHSKLGNGTEFIIKLPVKQIPECSTNYEVNLGQPNIERISIEFSDIYS, encoded by the coding sequence ATGGAAATCACTAGGCATTTTAAGCTGGAATTCAGACTACTGCACGGACATGTGGATTTGAAACAATTGTTAAAGGTTTTTATAATAGTATTAGTAATAATCAATATTACACTTGTAGGCTTTAAAAATTATTTTTTTTATCATATGACAACAGAAATTTTTAGTGTATTAATTGCTTATGGTATTTTTATTATTGCAATAAACACTTATGAAAATACCAGAAACAAATTTGTTATGTTTTTAGGCGTAGCTTTTTTAGTGGTGGGTACTTTTGATCTCTTGCATTTAATGACTTGGGAGGGCTTGGAGCTCTTTGGGAAACATAACGTTATAAATATATCTATGCAGCTTTGGATAAGTGCGGGATTTATTCAAGCTGTGTCCATGCTTTTATGCTGCTTGATTATTTACAAACCTATCTCACTTAAATTACCTCTAGTAATATTACTTTTATTATCAATTTTTATGATAGAAGCAATTTATGTTTGGAACATATTTCCTAACTGTTACATGCGCAGGCAGGGCATTACTCCATTTAACATTGGTAGTGAAATTATTATAGTATTATTATTTTCTGTTTCAGCAATAATATTTTTTTTTACTAGAGATAGACTACATAATTATGTAGTATGGAATTTAATATTTTCAATTTTATTTGATATTTTATCTGAATTGTGTTGTACCCTCAGATTTGAACTTCCTACAAGTTCTAATGTTTTTAGTCATCTTTTTAAGGTTATTTCTTTTTATCTTCTATATAAGGCTATAGTTCAAACCACCATTAAGGCCCCATACAAACTTTTAATAAATAAATTAAGCAGTACAGAGAATGAACTTCAGCAAAATAAAATGGAGTTAAATAGCATCAGTGAAAAGCTTTCTCTTGAAAGTATTGAGAAAAATAAGATGGAGAAGGCGCTTTTGATTAATGATGATTGCTACGACATGTTAATTGAGAACTCTGATGATTCTATATTTGTTCACAGCGAAGGAAATATAGTTTTTGTTAACTCCAGAGCTGTGAAGTCCATGAAATTCCATGATAAACAAGAAATGGTTGGAAAGGATGTATTAAACTTCATTCATCCTTTATATGTAGAAGAAGTAAGTGAAGCATTAAAGAATATTTATTTGGGAAAAAACATAGTGAAGCCATTAAGGACGGTAATATTAGCATCAGATAGTGAACCTATATATGTTGAAGTAAGAGCTACAAATTTTATATACAAGCGTAAGCCAGCAGTTTTGTGTGTAATTAGAGATATTACCACTGAAAAACAAGTTCAGGAGCTTAAGGAAAACGCAGAGAAGAGTTCAAAATTATTAAAGGAAACCTTAGAACATAGCAGACTAATAAATGAGTTTACTGCTAATTTGGCCCATGAATTTAGAACTCCTTTAAATGTAATGCTTGGATCGATACAAATATTACAGTTATATGAAGATGCAGTTAATAAAGATAAGAAAGAAAAATATTATAAGTATTTGAATACATTAAAACAAAATACCTATAGATTGCTAAGACTAGTAAATAATATTGTAGATATTTCGAAAATTGAAGCTGGGTTTTTAGAACTTCATCTTGAAAACCGTGATATTATAAGCGTAGTAGAGAATATAACTTTATCTGTAGTGCCGTATGTAGAAGCTAAAGGAATAAATTTAATTTTTGATACTGATACGGAAGAAAAAATAATGGCCTTTGACCCTGATAAAATGGAGAGAATTATTTTGAACTTGCTTTCAAATGCTGCAAAGTTTACTGAAGCGGGTGATGAGATATTAGTTGATATAGAAGAAATGGAAGAATCAATAGTCATTAAAGTCAGCGATACTGGAAGCGGTATCTCAGAGGAAAAAATCAAAGAAGTCTTTCAGCGTTTTAGACAAGTTGATAAATCGCTTATAAAAAATAGTCAAGGAAGTGGAATTGGGCTATCACTGGTTAAATCCTTAGTAGAGATGCACGGTGGAACTATTGATGTACATAGCAAATTAGGAAATGGAACGGAATTTATTATAAAATTGCCTGTAAAACAAATTCCTGAGTGCAGTACAAATTATGAGGTGAATTTAGGACAGCCTAATATTGAAAGAATTAGTATTGAGTTTTCTGACATATATTCATAG